A stretch of the Panicum virgatum strain AP13 chromosome 9N, P.virgatum_v5, whole genome shotgun sequence genome encodes the following:
- the LOC120691357 gene encoding chaperone protein dnaJ 10-like has translation MFMVTEGFANRAEAEAKRLSSTSSGLDILHTIGYVYSRHAAKELGKKAMYLGVPFVAEWSGTRAAYGSHISQQQKEKCRSPAAAQLQEEACRQSNKDGNATEQDVNFQMRMNKDLMMSSLWKLNVVDIEMTLQHVCEMIHLLKLYAHQAYFKVNS, from the exons ATGTTCATGGTGACAGAAGGATTTGCTAATCGTGCGGAAGCTGAGGCGAAGAGGCTCTCCAGCACTT CATCTGGACTGGATATTCTTCACACCATCGGATATGTGTATTCTCGACACGCAGCAAAGGAGCTTGGCAAGAAAGCCATGTACCTAGGAGTGCCATTCGTGGCTGAGTGGTCAGGAACAAGGGCCGCCTATGGAAGTCACATATCACAGCAGCAAAAG GAGAAATGCAGGAGTCCTGCGGCTGCGCAGTTGCAAGAGGAGGCCTGCCGGCAGAGTAACAAGGATGGCAATGCCACGGAGCAGGATGTTAACTTTCAGATGAGGATGAACAAGGATCTGATGATGAGCTCACTGTGGAAGCTGAATGTTGTAGACATTGAAATGACTCTCCAGCATGTTTGTGAAATG ATTCATCTGTTGAAACTATATGCACATCAAGCTTATTTCAAGGTAAACTCCTGA
- the LOC120691122 gene encoding transcription factor PHYTOCHROME INTERACTING FACTOR-LIKE 13-like isoform X1, with protein sequence MNQFVPDWNSMGDTSRPLGDDDDLIELLWCNGHVIMQSQNNRKLPPRPEKPAGAAAPAPASAAQDDEAGLWFPFALADSLDKDIFSEFFCEAPAAAAPVPATPGVEDGKPACRDVPMEDDSRRGGACAVSEAPSDLMPPPKSGPVSGSRQQTMSLATDGGDNAGDLSDLVRAGSAGKASAEAGASSMLSTIGSSICGSNQVLVQRAVSAAGRVACGGGCSGSALPSAMGSANANARGRGNEATSGRSNYCFGTATTTTTEPTSTSNRSSKRKRLDTEDSESPSEDAESESAAMLARKPPQKLTMARRSRAAEVHNLSERRRRDRINEKMRALQELIPHCNKTDKASMLDEAIEYLKSLQLQVQMMWMGSGIAAPPVMFPGVHQYLPRMGVGMGAAAMPSMPRMPFMAPQPVVPNAPVHNPVPLSPAAYRGHMPAVGITEPYAHYLGVNHLQPTPSQHFAQGVGYYPLGAKAAVQQSPALHHVPGGGMPAVAAAPGGLPPETAPSRGPG encoded by the exons ATGAACCAGTTCGTGCCTGATTGGAACAGCATGGGAGACACCTCCAGGCCGCTCGG CGACGACGATGACCTTATCGAGCTGCTCTGGTGCAACGGCCATGTCATCATGCAGAGCCAGAACAACCGGAAGCTACCGCCGAGGCCCGAGAAGCCGGCGGGGGCAGCAGCTCCAGCCCCCGCGTCGGCGGCGCAAGACGACGAGGCCGGCCTCTGGTTCCCGTTCGCGCTAGCCGACTCGCTCGACAAGGACATCTTCTCGGAGTTCTTCTGTGaagcaccagcggcggcggctccggtgcCCGCAACCCCAGGCGTCGAGGACGGCAAGCCTGCCTGCAGGGACGTCCCGATGGAGGACGACAGCAGGCGCGGCGGGGCGTGCGCGGTGTCCGAGGCCCCGAGCGACCTGATGCCGCCGCCCAAGTCGGGGCCCGTGTCCGGGTCCAGGCAGCAGACGATGAGCCTGGCGACGGACGGCGGTGACAACGCCGGCGACCTCTCGGACCTCGTCCGGGCGGGCAGCGcggggaaggcgtcggcggaggccggcgcgtCGTCGATGCTGAGCACGATCGGGTCCAGCATCTGCGGGAGCAACCAGGTGCTGGTGCAGCGCGCGGTGAGCGCGGCGGGCCGCGtcgcttgcggcggcggctgctccgGCAGCGCGCTGCCGTCTGCGATGGGAAGCGCGAACGCGAACGCCAGAGGCAGGGGCAACGAGGCCACGTCGGGGCGGTCCAACTACTGCTTcggcaccgccaccaccaccaccaccgagcCGACGAGCACCAGCAACCGGAGCAGCAAGCGGAAGCGGCTCGACACCGAGGACTCCGAGAGCCCCAGCGAG GACGCGGAGTCGGAGTCCGCCGCGATGTTGGCGCGCAAGCCGCCGCAGAAGCTGACGATGGCGCggaggagccgcgccgccgAAGTGCACAACCTCTCCGAGAGG AGGAGACGGGACAGGATCAACGAGAAGATGAGAGCCCTGCAAGAGCTGATACCTCACTGCAACAAG ACCGACAAGGCGTCGATGCTGGACGAGGCCATCGAGTACCTCAAGTCGCTGCAGCTGCAGGTGCAG ATGATGTGGATGGGCAGCGGCAtcgcggcgccgccggtgaTGTTCCCCGGCGTGCACCAGTACCTGCCGCGGATGGGCGTCGGGATGGGCGCCGCGGCGATGCCGTCCATGCCGCGGATGCCGTTCATGGCGCCGCAGCCGGTGGTGCCCAACGCGCCCGTCCACAACCCCGTGCCGCTCTCGCCGGCGGCCTACCGGGGGCACATGCCGGCGGTGGGCATCACCGAGCCCTACGCGCACTACCTCGGCGTCAACCACCTGCAGCCGACGCCGTCTCAG CATTTCGCGCAGGGCGTGGGATACTACCCGCTGGGGGCGAAGGCCGCCGTGCAGCAGAGTCCGGCGCTCCACCACGTGCCCGGTGGCGGCatgcccgccgtcgccgccgcgccggggggGCTGCCGCCTGAAACCGCTCCGAGCAGAGGACCAG GATGA
- the LOC120691122 gene encoding transcription factor PHYTOCHROME INTERACTING FACTOR-LIKE 13-like isoform X4 encodes MQSQNNRKLPPRPEKPAGAAAPAPASAAQDDEAGLWFPFALADSLDKDIFSEFFCEAPAAAAPVPATPGVEDGKPACRDVPMEDDSRRGGACAVSEAPSDLMPPPKSGPVSGSRQQTMSLATDGGDNAGDLSDLVRAGSAGKASAEAGASSMLSTIGSSICGSNQVLVQRAVSAAGRVACGGGCSGSALPSAMGSANANARGRGNEATSGRSNYCFGTATTTTTEPTSTSNRSSKRKRLDTEDSESPSEDAESESAAMLARKPPQKLTMARRSRAAEVHNLSERRRRDRINEKMRALQELIPHCNKTDKASMLDEAIEYLKSLQLQVQMMWMGSGIAAPPVMFPGVHQYLPRMGVGMGAAAMPSMPRMPFMAPQPVVPNAPVHNPVPLSPAAYRGHMPAVGITEPYAHYLGVNHLQPTPSQHFAQGVGYYPLGAKAAVQQSPALHHVPGGGMPAVAAAPGGLPPETAPSRGPG; translated from the exons ATGCAGAGCCAGAACAACCGGAAGCTACCGCCGAGGCCCGAGAAGCCGGCGGGGGCAGCAGCTCCAGCCCCCGCGTCGGCGGCGCAAGACGACGAGGCCGGCCTCTGGTTCCCGTTCGCGCTAGCCGACTCGCTCGACAAGGACATCTTCTCGGAGTTCTTCTGTGaagcaccagcggcggcggctccggtgcCCGCAACCCCAGGCGTCGAGGACGGCAAGCCTGCCTGCAGGGACGTCCCGATGGAGGACGACAGCAGGCGCGGCGGGGCGTGCGCGGTGTCCGAGGCCCCGAGCGACCTGATGCCGCCGCCCAAGTCGGGGCCCGTGTCCGGGTCCAGGCAGCAGACGATGAGCCTGGCGACGGACGGCGGTGACAACGCCGGCGACCTCTCGGACCTCGTCCGGGCGGGCAGCGcggggaaggcgtcggcggaggccggcgcgtCGTCGATGCTGAGCACGATCGGGTCCAGCATCTGCGGGAGCAACCAGGTGCTGGTGCAGCGCGCGGTGAGCGCGGCGGGCCGCGtcgcttgcggcggcggctgctccgGCAGCGCGCTGCCGTCTGCGATGGGAAGCGCGAACGCGAACGCCAGAGGCAGGGGCAACGAGGCCACGTCGGGGCGGTCCAACTACTGCTTcggcaccgccaccaccaccaccaccgagcCGACGAGCACCAGCAACCGGAGCAGCAAGCGGAAGCGGCTCGACACCGAGGACTCCGAGAGCCCCAGCGAG GACGCGGAGTCGGAGTCCGCCGCGATGTTGGCGCGCAAGCCGCCGCAGAAGCTGACGATGGCGCggaggagccgcgccgccgAAGTGCACAACCTCTCCGAGAGG AGGAGACGGGACAGGATCAACGAGAAGATGAGAGCCCTGCAAGAGCTGATACCTCACTGCAACAAG ACCGACAAGGCGTCGATGCTGGACGAGGCCATCGAGTACCTCAAGTCGCTGCAGCTGCAGGTGCAG ATGATGTGGATGGGCAGCGGCAtcgcggcgccgccggtgaTGTTCCCCGGCGTGCACCAGTACCTGCCGCGGATGGGCGTCGGGATGGGCGCCGCGGCGATGCCGTCCATGCCGCGGATGCCGTTCATGGCGCCGCAGCCGGTGGTGCCCAACGCGCCCGTCCACAACCCCGTGCCGCTCTCGCCGGCGGCCTACCGGGGGCACATGCCGGCGGTGGGCATCACCGAGCCCTACGCGCACTACCTCGGCGTCAACCACCTGCAGCCGACGCCGTCTCAG CATTTCGCGCAGGGCGTGGGATACTACCCGCTGGGGGCGAAGGCCGCCGTGCAGCAGAGTCCGGCGCTCCACCACGTGCCCGGTGGCGGCatgcccgccgtcgccgccgcgccggggggGCTGCCGCCTGAAACCGCTCCGAGCAGAGGACCAG GATGA
- the LOC120691122 gene encoding transcription factor PHYTOCHROME INTERACTING FACTOR-LIKE 13-like isoform X5, producing MQSQNNRKLPPRPEKPAGAAAPAPASAAQDDEAGLWFPFALADSLDKDIFSEFFCEAPAAAAPVPATPGVEDGKPACRDVPMEDDSRRGGACAVSEAPSDLMPPPKSGPVSGSRQQTMSLATDGGDNAGDLSDLVRAGSAGKASAEAGASSMLSTIGSSICGSNQVLVQRAVSAAGRVACGGGCSGSALPSAMGSANANARGRGNEATSGRSNYCFGTATTTTTEPTSTSNRSSKRKRLDTEDSESPSEDAESESAAMLARKPPQKLTMARRSRAAEVHNLSERRRRDRINEKMRALQELIPHCNKTDKASMLDEAIEYLKSLQLQVQMMWMGSGIAAPPVMFPGVHQYLPRMGVGMGAAAMPSMPRMPFMAPQPVVPNAPVHNPVPLSPAAYRGHMPAVGITEPYAHYLGVNHLQPTPSQGVGYYPLGAKAAVQQSPALHHVPGGGMPAVAAAPGGLPPETAPSRGPG from the exons ATGCAGAGCCAGAACAACCGGAAGCTACCGCCGAGGCCCGAGAAGCCGGCGGGGGCAGCAGCTCCAGCCCCCGCGTCGGCGGCGCAAGACGACGAGGCCGGCCTCTGGTTCCCGTTCGCGCTAGCCGACTCGCTCGACAAGGACATCTTCTCGGAGTTCTTCTGTGaagcaccagcggcggcggctccggtgcCCGCAACCCCAGGCGTCGAGGACGGCAAGCCTGCCTGCAGGGACGTCCCGATGGAGGACGACAGCAGGCGCGGCGGGGCGTGCGCGGTGTCCGAGGCCCCGAGCGACCTGATGCCGCCGCCCAAGTCGGGGCCCGTGTCCGGGTCCAGGCAGCAGACGATGAGCCTGGCGACGGACGGCGGTGACAACGCCGGCGACCTCTCGGACCTCGTCCGGGCGGGCAGCGcggggaaggcgtcggcggaggccggcgcgtCGTCGATGCTGAGCACGATCGGGTCCAGCATCTGCGGGAGCAACCAGGTGCTGGTGCAGCGCGCGGTGAGCGCGGCGGGCCGCGtcgcttgcggcggcggctgctccgGCAGCGCGCTGCCGTCTGCGATGGGAAGCGCGAACGCGAACGCCAGAGGCAGGGGCAACGAGGCCACGTCGGGGCGGTCCAACTACTGCTTcggcaccgccaccaccaccaccaccgagcCGACGAGCACCAGCAACCGGAGCAGCAAGCGGAAGCGGCTCGACACCGAGGACTCCGAGAGCCCCAGCGAG GACGCGGAGTCGGAGTCCGCCGCGATGTTGGCGCGCAAGCCGCCGCAGAAGCTGACGATGGCGCggaggagccgcgccgccgAAGTGCACAACCTCTCCGAGAGG AGGAGACGGGACAGGATCAACGAGAAGATGAGAGCCCTGCAAGAGCTGATACCTCACTGCAACAAG ACCGACAAGGCGTCGATGCTGGACGAGGCCATCGAGTACCTCAAGTCGCTGCAGCTGCAGGTGCAG ATGATGTGGATGGGCAGCGGCAtcgcggcgccgccggtgaTGTTCCCCGGCGTGCACCAGTACCTGCCGCGGATGGGCGTCGGGATGGGCGCCGCGGCGATGCCGTCCATGCCGCGGATGCCGTTCATGGCGCCGCAGCCGGTGGTGCCCAACGCGCCCGTCCACAACCCCGTGCCGCTCTCGCCGGCGGCCTACCGGGGGCACATGCCGGCGGTGGGCATCACCGAGCCCTACGCGCACTACCTCGGCGTCAACCACCTGCAGCCGACGCCGTCTCAG GGCGTGGGATACTACCCGCTGGGGGCGAAGGCCGCCGTGCAGCAGAGTCCGGCGCTCCACCACGTGCCCGGTGGCGGCatgcccgccgtcgccgccgcgccggggggGCTGCCGCCTGAAACCGCTCCGAGCAGAGGACCAG GATGA
- the LOC120691122 gene encoding transcription factor PHYTOCHROME INTERACTING FACTOR-LIKE 13-like isoform X2, giving the protein MNQFVPDWNSMGDTSRPLGDDDDLIELLWCNGHVIMQSQNNRKLPPRPEKPAGAAAPAPASAAQDDEAGLWFPFALADSLDKDIFSEFFCEAPAAAAPVPATPGVEDGKPACRDVPMEDDSRRGGACAVSEAPSDLMPPPKSGPVSGSRQQTMSLATDGGDNAGDLSDLVRAGSAGKASAEAGASSMLSTIGSSICGSNQVLVQRAVSAAGRVACGGGCSGSALPSAMGSANANARGRGNEATSGRSNYCFGTATTTTTEPTSTSNRSSKRKRLDTEDSESPSEDAESESAAMLARKPPQKLTMARRSRAAEVHNLSERRRRDRINEKMRALQELIPHCNKTDKASMLDEAIEYLKSLQLQMMWMGSGIAAPPVMFPGVHQYLPRMGVGMGAAAMPSMPRMPFMAPQPVVPNAPVHNPVPLSPAAYRGHMPAVGITEPYAHYLGVNHLQPTPSQHFAQGVGYYPLGAKAAVQQSPALHHVPGGGMPAVAAAPGGLPPETAPSRGPG; this is encoded by the exons ATGAACCAGTTCGTGCCTGATTGGAACAGCATGGGAGACACCTCCAGGCCGCTCGG CGACGACGATGACCTTATCGAGCTGCTCTGGTGCAACGGCCATGTCATCATGCAGAGCCAGAACAACCGGAAGCTACCGCCGAGGCCCGAGAAGCCGGCGGGGGCAGCAGCTCCAGCCCCCGCGTCGGCGGCGCAAGACGACGAGGCCGGCCTCTGGTTCCCGTTCGCGCTAGCCGACTCGCTCGACAAGGACATCTTCTCGGAGTTCTTCTGTGaagcaccagcggcggcggctccggtgcCCGCAACCCCAGGCGTCGAGGACGGCAAGCCTGCCTGCAGGGACGTCCCGATGGAGGACGACAGCAGGCGCGGCGGGGCGTGCGCGGTGTCCGAGGCCCCGAGCGACCTGATGCCGCCGCCCAAGTCGGGGCCCGTGTCCGGGTCCAGGCAGCAGACGATGAGCCTGGCGACGGACGGCGGTGACAACGCCGGCGACCTCTCGGACCTCGTCCGGGCGGGCAGCGcggggaaggcgtcggcggaggccggcgcgtCGTCGATGCTGAGCACGATCGGGTCCAGCATCTGCGGGAGCAACCAGGTGCTGGTGCAGCGCGCGGTGAGCGCGGCGGGCCGCGtcgcttgcggcggcggctgctccgGCAGCGCGCTGCCGTCTGCGATGGGAAGCGCGAACGCGAACGCCAGAGGCAGGGGCAACGAGGCCACGTCGGGGCGGTCCAACTACTGCTTcggcaccgccaccaccaccaccaccgagcCGACGAGCACCAGCAACCGGAGCAGCAAGCGGAAGCGGCTCGACACCGAGGACTCCGAGAGCCCCAGCGAG GACGCGGAGTCGGAGTCCGCCGCGATGTTGGCGCGCAAGCCGCCGCAGAAGCTGACGATGGCGCggaggagccgcgccgccgAAGTGCACAACCTCTCCGAGAGG AGGAGACGGGACAGGATCAACGAGAAGATGAGAGCCCTGCAAGAGCTGATACCTCACTGCAACAAG ACCGACAAGGCGTCGATGCTGGACGAGGCCATCGAGTACCTCAAGTCGCTGCAGCTGCAG ATGATGTGGATGGGCAGCGGCAtcgcggcgccgccggtgaTGTTCCCCGGCGTGCACCAGTACCTGCCGCGGATGGGCGTCGGGATGGGCGCCGCGGCGATGCCGTCCATGCCGCGGATGCCGTTCATGGCGCCGCAGCCGGTGGTGCCCAACGCGCCCGTCCACAACCCCGTGCCGCTCTCGCCGGCGGCCTACCGGGGGCACATGCCGGCGGTGGGCATCACCGAGCCCTACGCGCACTACCTCGGCGTCAACCACCTGCAGCCGACGCCGTCTCAG CATTTCGCGCAGGGCGTGGGATACTACCCGCTGGGGGCGAAGGCCGCCGTGCAGCAGAGTCCGGCGCTCCACCACGTGCCCGGTGGCGGCatgcccgccgtcgccgccgcgccggggggGCTGCCGCCTGAAACCGCTCCGAGCAGAGGACCAG GATGA
- the LOC120691122 gene encoding transcription factor PHYTOCHROME INTERACTING FACTOR-LIKE 13-like isoform X3 yields the protein MNQFVPDWNSMGDTSRPLGDDDDLIELLWCNGHVIMQSQNNRKLPPRPEKPAGAAAPAPASAAQDDEAGLWFPFALADSLDKDIFSEFFCEAPAAAAPVPATPGVEDGKPACRDVPMEDDSRRGGACAVSEAPSDLMPPPKSGPVSGSRQQTMSLATDGGDNAGDLSDLVRAGSAGKASAEAGASSMLSTIGSSICGSNQVLVQRAVSAAGRVACGGGCSGSALPSAMGSANANARGRGNEATSGRSNYCFGTATTTTTEPTSTSNRSSKRKRLDTEDSESPSEDAESESAAMLARKPPQKLTMARRSRAAEVHNLSERRRRDRINEKMRALQELIPHCNKTDKASMLDEAIEYLKSLQLQVQMMWMGSGIAAPPVMFPGVHQYLPRMGVGMGAAAMPSMPRMPFMAPQPVVPNAPVHNPVPLSPAAYRGHMPAVGITEPYAHYLGVNHLQPTPSQGVGYYPLGAKAAVQQSPALHHVPGGGMPAVAAAPGGLPPETAPSRGPG from the exons ATGAACCAGTTCGTGCCTGATTGGAACAGCATGGGAGACACCTCCAGGCCGCTCGG CGACGACGATGACCTTATCGAGCTGCTCTGGTGCAACGGCCATGTCATCATGCAGAGCCAGAACAACCGGAAGCTACCGCCGAGGCCCGAGAAGCCGGCGGGGGCAGCAGCTCCAGCCCCCGCGTCGGCGGCGCAAGACGACGAGGCCGGCCTCTGGTTCCCGTTCGCGCTAGCCGACTCGCTCGACAAGGACATCTTCTCGGAGTTCTTCTGTGaagcaccagcggcggcggctccggtgcCCGCAACCCCAGGCGTCGAGGACGGCAAGCCTGCCTGCAGGGACGTCCCGATGGAGGACGACAGCAGGCGCGGCGGGGCGTGCGCGGTGTCCGAGGCCCCGAGCGACCTGATGCCGCCGCCCAAGTCGGGGCCCGTGTCCGGGTCCAGGCAGCAGACGATGAGCCTGGCGACGGACGGCGGTGACAACGCCGGCGACCTCTCGGACCTCGTCCGGGCGGGCAGCGcggggaaggcgtcggcggaggccggcgcgtCGTCGATGCTGAGCACGATCGGGTCCAGCATCTGCGGGAGCAACCAGGTGCTGGTGCAGCGCGCGGTGAGCGCGGCGGGCCGCGtcgcttgcggcggcggctgctccgGCAGCGCGCTGCCGTCTGCGATGGGAAGCGCGAACGCGAACGCCAGAGGCAGGGGCAACGAGGCCACGTCGGGGCGGTCCAACTACTGCTTcggcaccgccaccaccaccaccaccgagcCGACGAGCACCAGCAACCGGAGCAGCAAGCGGAAGCGGCTCGACACCGAGGACTCCGAGAGCCCCAGCGAG GACGCGGAGTCGGAGTCCGCCGCGATGTTGGCGCGCAAGCCGCCGCAGAAGCTGACGATGGCGCggaggagccgcgccgccgAAGTGCACAACCTCTCCGAGAGG AGGAGACGGGACAGGATCAACGAGAAGATGAGAGCCCTGCAAGAGCTGATACCTCACTGCAACAAG ACCGACAAGGCGTCGATGCTGGACGAGGCCATCGAGTACCTCAAGTCGCTGCAGCTGCAGGTGCAG ATGATGTGGATGGGCAGCGGCAtcgcggcgccgccggtgaTGTTCCCCGGCGTGCACCAGTACCTGCCGCGGATGGGCGTCGGGATGGGCGCCGCGGCGATGCCGTCCATGCCGCGGATGCCGTTCATGGCGCCGCAGCCGGTGGTGCCCAACGCGCCCGTCCACAACCCCGTGCCGCTCTCGCCGGCGGCCTACCGGGGGCACATGCCGGCGGTGGGCATCACCGAGCCCTACGCGCACTACCTCGGCGTCAACCACCTGCAGCCGACGCCGTCTCAG GGCGTGGGATACTACCCGCTGGGGGCGAAGGCCGCCGTGCAGCAGAGTCCGGCGCTCCACCACGTGCCCGGTGGCGGCatgcccgccgtcgccgccgcgccggggggGCTGCCGCCTGAAACCGCTCCGAGCAGAGGACCAG GATGA